The DNA sequence TCCCGATCTCCGGAGGAGATGGGAGGATGGGAGCCGGGAAGTGAGTACAACAAACTTTATGTTCCGGAAGATCGGGAAAAGTTTAAGGGAACCGTCCTTGAAGTCAAAGAGGTAGTCCCGATGCCGGGAATGTCTCCAGGGGTGGCGCTTGTCGTCAGGGACAGGGACGGCGAGGAGGTTACCGTTCACGTGGGTCCTCGTTGGTTTATTGATCCTGCGACTATGGGGATTCACAGGGGCGATCAGGTCAAGGTCTATGGAGTCTGGGCAGAGGTAGACGGTCAGGACGTATTTATCGCATCCAAGATAAAAAAAGGCGAGCATTTTGAGTTGAAGGTCAGACGTACCAGAGACGGTATGCCTTACTGGGCAATGAGCCCTGAGGAGCTCGAAAAGGAGAGGTCAGATCAATAATCGTTAACCTCAACGCCTTTCCGGCGGAGATAATTCTTAAGATCGGGAATTCTGACCTCTCTTCTGTGGAAAATGCCGGCCGCAAGGGCTGCTTCAACTCTGGTCTTTGTGAAAACTTCCAGAAAATGATCTGCGCATCCGGCGCCGCTCGATGCAATAACGGGGATGTTGACGGCATCGCAAACGGCCCTGATGAGTTCGATATCGTAGCCCAGATTGGTACCGTCCCGGTCAATGCAGTTCAAAAGTATTTCGCCGGCGCCCAATTCTTCGCAAACCCTTGCGAGGGTTATGGCATCAACATTTCTTCCTTCGCGTCCACCCTTGACGGTGCACTGATACCAGCAGAATCGCTCACCCTGAGGCCCCGGCAGTTCTGTTTCTATTACATTGTGTTTGGTCTCCTCAGGCGACCTCGCGTAAACTCTCCTGGGATCTATAGAAATGACGACGGCCTGACAACCGTACACTCTGGCTATGGCGCTTATCGCATTATCGGGATCTACAGAGCCCTTCGAAATGCACTCTTCGACGATGTGCACGGCATCACTTCCTATAGACACCTTGTCGGCGCCTGATCTGAAATATTCCGAGGCAACTTCCAGGGCAGAATAACGGCGTCCTTTTTCATCTCTATAGCCTCTGATTCCTCCTCCGATTGTAAGAGGCACAAACACGTTCTCAGAGGTCTTTTTCAAAATTTCCAGCATGGGCATGTCTTTAAGTGGAAAGTTACGAAACCCCGTAATATTCAAGAACACAATTTCGTCGGCTCCTTCATCGTAATAACGCCTTGCCAGTTCAACGGGATCTCCCAGATTGCGCACGGCTTTGCTCGTTCGATCCCTCACATCGTATTGATCGCCCTTGGTCACGACAAGACGTCCCGTGTCGTCTGAACGCACGTCAAGGCAGGCGACAATTCTTCTCGCCAGGCGGGTTTGTACGGGAGACATCGTCGGAGCAGAGGGCTGGATGCTCCTTGCCAGAAAGTTTTTCAGGATTCTGAGTCCCGCCGACCCACTTTTTTCCGGGTGGAATTGAGTTGCGATTATGTTTCCCTGTTGTATTGAGCTGACGAACTCAACCCCGTAGTCTGTCGTAGTGAGGATGATAGACCTGTCCTGGGGTACGACGTGATAAGAGTGAACGAAGTAAAGCTTTTCGTTACCTCTCAGTCCGTGAAAAATCAGAGACTCCCGTTTCGGCTTGATACCGTTCCATCCTATGTGGGGCACCGGAAGGCTTTTCGGGAAGCGAACCACTTTTCCCTTGAAAAAGCCCAGGCCGGGGATCCCGGGTGCTTCTTCGCTCTCTTCAAAAAGTGCCTGGAGTCCAAGACATATACCCAGGAAGGGTCGATTTTGTTTCAGGTAGCTGATCAAGGGATCTACGAAGCTTCTTTCCCGCAGGGTGTTCATCATTTCTCCGAAGGCACCAACGCCCGGGAATACCAGAATTTCAGAATTAATTATGTCTTCTGGATTCTGGACGAAATGGACCTCATGGCCGAGTGATTTTATTGAGTTAACGACGCTTCTGACGTTTCCGGCTCCGTAATCAAGAACTGTAACGCGCACGGGATTTCTCCCTTGAAATTGTGATGGTTATAGTTATAGACAATTAAGCAGGCAGCGGATAAAAATATCAGCAACCTCGGGAGTGAGCAAGTGACTTGAGTTGGCTTTTATGGGGGTTGTGCAAAACGTCTGATAAGAGATATTATGTTTCCTTGTGTACAAAACCAAAACAAAAAAAGAAGGAACAGCCCATGATTAGATTGATCATCTCACTGGTCCTGGTATTTACAATATCACAGGAACTATCGGCTTCAGCAGGTCAACTACTGCTCACAACAAACACCGGAAAACGCCTGACCCTCGACTACTGCTGGGCCGATGAAAACCAGGTAAGATTTGAGATCGGAGGCGGAACGGCTACGCTTTCCAGAGATCTGGTCAGAGCTCTGGAAGAAGTAATCGACCGTAAAGAGATCGTTCGGGAGGCCCTGGAGAAAACCGCCATAACGACAGACTCCTTTGACCCGGAAAAAGCATTAAAAGATATTGCCACCCGATTCTACGGAATTTCCATAAGCTTTACCAGCAGGCCACCAGATCACCGAGCATCATCGCCGGAAGAAAAAAGCAACCTCTACGGAGCAATTACCAGAGTCGTACCCGAGCTTTCCGTATATCAGCTCGTTCACACTCCACCTAAACGCTCCTTTTTGTTCGCAACAACCTTTTTCAACACAAGAGTTCCGATAACCCTGAACCGTATTTATCTGGAATTGCTGGACATGGACGGAAATGTCGTCGACCGAATCCCCGTAAAGATTTCCTTGCTCGACGTTCCCAAAAAAGAAAGGCTTCAGAAAAAGATTGCTCCTCTTTTCTACGTGGCTTATGCCTTCATACCAATGGATAAGGAATTCATGACGTATCAGTTCGTACTTGAGCGAATGATATGGGATGAGTCCGGCAACAACCAATCTGCCGCCCGAAGTGGTGATACCTTTAAGATCGTTCGGTTTTAACCGGTTTCTCCGACCTGGGGGTTAAATAAATTCTCTGGATCGCTTCGACGGTGGGTTCCCACCTTCCACGGTAAGTGGGATGTTTCAGGGCTTCCCGAAGCATCTCCAGGAATTTAGCTCTGGGAACTTCAACAGCTCCCATCCTCTTTAGATGGTCCGATGGGAGCTGACAATCTATGAAGTGAAAGTTCCAGGATTGTAGCACCATGGCAAGAATCACAAGTGCTACCTTGGAGGCATCTTTTTCCCTTGAAAACATCGACTCCCCAAAAAAGGCCCTTCCCAGAGACACACCGTAAAGACCGCCCACAAGTTTCCCTTCCATCCAGGTTTCCACAGAATGGGCAAAGCCCAGCTCGTGTAACCTTTCGTATGCTTCGATCATCTCCGGTATGAGCCAGGTCTGCAACCCCTTTTCAACCCTTACGGCAGCGCATTCGCGAATAACCCTGTGAAAGGCCTGATCAAAGCTTACCCTGAACCTGCCTTTTTTTAAGACCCTGCGAAGACTGTGAGATATTTTGATATCCCGGGGAAGCAGAATTAACCTCGGATCCGGGGACCACCATAAAATGGGTGTGCTCTCATCGTACCAGGGGAAAATCCCGGCACTATAGGCGAGGAGCAGGCGCGCCGGTGAAAGATCCCCTCCCACTGCCAGCAAACCGTCTTCATCGGCCAGCTCGGGATGCGGGAAAATAAGCTCTTCCGTTAGTCTGAAAACGGTCATGACTTTGCCGACCGCCGGCTCTGTTTCCCGACCCGGTTATTCTTCTGAAGGGGCTCAGATTGACACAGAAAAACGAGGTTTTCCGTTCTTATCACCTTCGTGCCCCGAGGGATCTCCTTTTCTTCGGGCCTGAAAACGGTTACGTGTCCACCTTCTTTCAGGGATCCAAAGAGTATCTCGTCGGCAAGAACGTCTTTTATTTCCGTCTGGATCACCCTTCCAAGAGGCCTTGCCCCGAATGACGGATCATAGCCTTTTTCTGCCAGCCATTTCCTGGCACCATCGCTGAGAGCTACAGTAACGTTTCTTTCAGATAATTGTTCGGACATTTCTTTTACGAATTTATCGACAATCATCTCCATGATCGACTGATCCAGTGCGTTGAAGGCGATAATGGCATCAAGGCGATTACGGAATTCGGGGCTGAAAAGTTGCTCCACGGCTTTTATACCCTTCTTTGCCTTTTCGGTCAGCTCAGCCCTTGTAGAAAAACCGATGGAGGATGCTGCCATTTCTCTGGCGCCGGCGTTTGATGTCATAAGGAGAATCACGTTCCTGAAGTCGGCCTTGCGGCCGTTATTGTCGGTAAGCGTTGCGTAATCCATTACCTGAAGAAGAATGTTGAAGACATCCGGGTGGGCCTTTTCTATCTCGTCGAGCAGTAAAACGCAGTGAGGATGTTTTCTTATGGCGTCGGTCAGCAACCCTCCCTGGTCGAAGCCGATATAGCCGGGGGGAGCTCCTATGAGCCTCGCAACCGTATGCTTTTCCATATATTCGCTCATATCAAAGCGCAGAAAATGTATTCCGAGGGCTCTGGCAAGCTGCTTAGCAACCTCCGTTTTGCCCACCCCTGTGGGACCGATGAGCAGGAAAGAGCCCACAGGTTTGTCGGGAATTCCAAGGCCTGCCCTTGCCCGCTTTATAGCTTTAACCAGGTTTTCAATGGCCTCGTCCTGCCCAAAAACCACCCTTTTCAGTTCCCTTTCCAGGTTCATAAGCCTCTGCTGATCTGTTGCCGTAACCGTTCTGGCAGGGATCCGGGCCATTCTGGCTACGACCATTTCCACGTCTTTCACACCCACTATGCGACGCACACGGCGATCATTCTTGAGTTTAAGGCTGGCTCCGGCTTCGTCGATAACATCGATGGCCTTATCGGGGAGGTATCGCTCCGTGAGGTACCTGGAAGATAGATCAACGGCAGCCCTGAGGGCCGCATCGGAGTATTTAACGCCGTGGTGCTTTTCGTAGTAGCTTTTGAGACCCTTGAGAATCCGGTATGTTTCCTCCTGAGTCGGCTCCGTAATTTCCACCTTCTGGAATCTTCGGCTAAGCGCCCTATCCTTTTCAAAGTAGTTTTTGTACTCCTCGTAGGTCGTCGATCCTATACAGCGTATCATTCCGGAAGCCAGAACGGGCTTCAAAATGTTTGAGGCATCAAGAGAACCTCCACTCGTCGCCCCGGCACCCACGACAGTATGAATTTCGTCAATGAAAAGTATTGCACCCCGCTTCTGTTTGAGCTCGTTTATTACGGCCTTTAATCTTGCTTCGAAGTCTCCTCGAAATTTCGTTCCGGCAAGTAGAGCTCCCATGTCGAGGGCATATATCTCAACATTGTGAAAGGCCTCGGGAACTTCTTTACGGTAAATCTTCAACGCAAGGCCCTCGGCAATGGCCGTTTTTCCAACCCCGGGATCCCCCACGAAGATTGGATTATTCTTCGTACGGCGGCTTAAAATTTGAAGTGTTCTCAGTATTTCCTGCTCACGGCCGATAAGAGGGTCGATAAGACCCCGGGCTGCTTTTTCTATAAGGTTAACCGTAAAGGCCTCAAGGGCGCTCCTGCGCTTTCCGGGCTTTCGTCCCGTTATGGTTTCGGGCGGTTCTTCGTCTTCGTAGGCTCCGATCTTCGAGACGCCGTGGGAAATGTAGTTCAGCACATCCAGGCGGGTTACGCCCTGCAATTTAAGGAAGTACACGGCATGGGAATGCTCTTCATAGAACATGGCGGCAAGAATATCGCCGGCCTCAATCTCCTTCTTTTCGGCACTCTGAGCGTGCGATATAGCCCTCTGCAAAACTCTTTGTACGCTCAAAGTCTGCATGGGTTCCTTGATAACACCGTGGGGCAATGGTTCCATCTTACGCTGGAAAAAGTCCTCCAGATTTTCCTTCAAAAGATCCAGGTCCACACCGCAATGATAGAGGATCTTTCGACCTGTCGGATCGAGAAGGAATGCGTAAAGTATGTGCTCCAGTGTAAAGAACTCGTGCCGCCTTGATCGGGCTTCTTTTATGGCCGTGGCTATTATCACTTCTACTTCTTTACTTATCATGACTCACGCTTCTTCCATGCTGCAGCGCAGTGGATAGCCGTTCTGTCTTGCCAGATGATGCACCATCGCCACCTTTGTTTCCGCAACCTCCGCGGGGTAAATACCGCATACCCCTATGCCGTTATGGTGCACATTCAGCATGATCCGTACGGCTTCACTGTGGCTCTTGTTGAACACCCTTTGCAGGATTTCCACCACAAAGTCCATTGTAGTATAATCGTCGTTGTGGAGGAGCACTTTGTACATTGGGGGTTCCTGGAGATCTTCTTCAACGTGGCTCTCAAAGTCATGTTGGGGATCCTGTTGCCATTCACTCATGGCTTGGCTCAACCTCCCTGACGTGGTACAAAATCCTCCTCCTTCTGAGTTAAGATTTTAAGAAAAAGAATAACCGTTTATCAGGCATAGTCAAGCAGGATAAGAGATGGCGGGAAATACCTTCGGCAAAATGTTCCGTGTTACCACCTGGGGAGAGTCCCACGGTAAGGCTCTGGGAGCCGTTATAGACGGCTGTCCCCCGGGGCTTTCCCTTTCCGAAGAGGACATTCAGAAAGACTTGGACAGAAGGCGTCCCGGCCGGAGCCCTGCCTCCACCAAGAGGAAAGAGTCAGACCGCGTGCAAATCTTATCGGGGGTCTTCGAAGGTAAGACGACAGGGACGCCCATTTCACTGATTATCTATAACGAGGATGCAAGAAGCGGCGACTACTCCACTCTTGCCGACACGTATCGACCCGGGCACGCCGATCGGACCTATGAGCAGAAGTACGGGTTGCGGGACTGGCGGGGTGGTGGAAGAAGTTCTGCCCGGGAAACCGTTGCACGTGTTGCAGCAGGTGCGGTGGCACGCAAGTTCCTTTCGACCTTTGGCATAAACGTCGTTGCCTATACCCTGGAGCTGGCCGGCGTGAAATGTAACAGAATCGATGAAACCGTAATAGACAATAATCCCTTCTACTGCCCTGACGAAGAGGCAGCCCAACTCATGGCCGTCAAGATAGATGAAATACGTCGCAGGGGGGACTCCTGCGGAGGCATCGTACAGGTTGTGGCCAGAGGATGCCCGCCCGGTCTGGGCGAACCGGTTTTCGACAAGCTTGATGCCAGAATTGCCTATGCCTTAATGTCAATAGGGGCGGTTAAGGGAGTTGAAATAGGCAGTGGGTTTCGGTGTGCTCGAATGCTGGGAAGCGAACATAACGACCCGATTACTCCTGAAGGTTATGCCTCCAACAACGCCGGGGGCATACTCGGAGGCATATCTTCAGGGATGGACATAGTGGCCAGGGTTGCCGTAAAGCCCATTCCTTCAATCAGAATAGCCCAGCAGACCATAACCAGAGACGGCAGGCCCACCACCATAACGGTTAAAGGAAGACACGACGTCAGCGCTATTCCCAGGATAGTCCCCGTTTGCGAAGCGATGATGTTGCTTGTTCTGGCAGATTTCATGCTTCATCCGACGATGGTGGCAAAGTACGGCTTCAGGCATACATGACTTCGCCTATTCTGTAACCCGGATTGTCTTCTCCTGTAATTTTCCGAAGCAGAGACCTCGCCCAATCCTCGGCGACGTTTTCGTCGGTGTTTTCGGGTATGATCCTGAACTCACCGTCCCCTGTATCCTCCGGCGGAATCCAGATCCACACGTTGGAGTCGCCCGAAAGCGGATCGTGTCTCGTTATAAAGACCTGACATGAGTTGACGGACGACCTGGTGGAGAAGAATTCTCTGTCAAGAGGATGCTGTCGCCATAGGTAAAGTTTTCGAAGAAACGGCAGCATCGCAGGGCCTTCAGGAACCAACTTTGACGGGATAATCCAATTGAGAAGGATATATGGGTTTTTGTTGATCAGGCTCGTTGCAAAGGACTTAACCGATTCGATTCTCTCCCACCACCCGGGATTTTTGATGATGATGCTCAAGGAGCACGAGCAACTGTGGAAAGTTGCCGGGGTTACGTCACCTTCTAACTCAATAACCGACAGGAAATTCCCGGGTAACGAGCCCAGGTAGGGCACTTCGACGGGAAAGAAGTCGAACCCGGTAACCTCTTCGGCATAGGAAAAGGCCTGATATATTTCGTCGTAATCCAGCCAGGGAGTTTTGAGAACATAGTAAGGGGGCTCGATCATGAACCTGATCCCCAGTTCCGCAGCTTTTTTTCTGAGCTCGGTGCCCGGTAAAAGGCTTAGCGGATAGATATTGAGCTCGTCGTAAAGTTCCTTTTCGATGGCAAAATCAATGGATCGGATAACGTCATCAAGGGTATCATGGGGCAAACCGACAATGATATCGAGGGTAACCACTATGCCTGCATCTCTCAGCCTTTTAACGCCTTCGACGAAATTTTTCCTGCTCCATTTCCTTCCCACAGACTTCAGAGCCTTACTGTTTACCGTCTGAAGCCCCACTTCTACCTGTACTACACCACAGTCTTTCAACTTTTTGACTATTTCTCCGCTGCAATGCTCTGCATTCAGCTCAACATAGAGATCGAGCCCTCCGGTATAGGGGGTAATGGTATCCAGAAAACCCGACGCGTCGGGTCTTGCAAGAAAACTAGGGTCTGTGAAAAGAACTTCACGAACGCCGCGATCCCTAGCCCATAAGATCTCTGAAACGACCCTTTCAATTGGCAACGCCCGGGTTAACCCTGAACTTTTGTGGTAAAAGCAGTAAGCACAGCGGTAGCTGCAACCTCTAAGGCTTTCCATCAGGATGGATCCCGACGGTGCAGGCTGCAACAGACCCGTGAGATACGGCGAAACCAACTCCTCCGGCCTCAGAGGCTCCGAAGCGAGCACTCTATCTGCAACCCGCATTCCTCTTGCAAGGCAGGAAAGGAACTCTGCAAAGGCCTTTTCTCCTTCTCCGATAAAGAGGTGGTCGAAAATATTTTTGTTCAGGAGCCAGGTATTGTCGGGGCATACTTCGGGTCCACCGGCAACCGTTAAGGCTCTGCAACCCCTGCTTCGCAACTGTTCCGCTATATAACAACTTCTTTCCACATTCCAGAGATAGCAACTGAAGGCGACGACCCCCGGATCTTCCAGGAGGATTTCATTTACGATTGCTTCGTCACCTCCCCAGGTGCATAAATCCCGAGGTAGGAGCTTCAGATCAAGGCCTGGAAGGTGAAGAAACGCATAAGCCCCTACAGAAGCGGCACCCAGAGGAACATGCTCGGCAGGATAAGCCAGATCGGCGGACAGCACGGGGAGCTGAACCAGCAAGACCTTCATGGCCTCAATGTTCGCTCATGGTCGTCAAGCCGGCTTTCTGAAGTAGCAACCGCCAGTCTTCGTTGACCATCTCCTGAATCTGCTCAAGATCCTCTTCAGTAAGATGACGAAACCTTCCCTGAAGCCGGAAATATTCTTTAACGAGATAGCCTTTCGAGTGATAGTTAATTGTGTATTTCGTCCCGTTTTCTACCTCGTAAAGTGGAAATATATTCGTCTGAACGGCCATTCTGGCGATCTTTATGGACATGTCCGAAGGCATTCTCCAGCCTGTTGGACAACTCGCATAGACGTGCAGGAACCTGGCCCCCCTTATGCTCTTTGCCTTGCGGACCTTTCTTATAAAATCCTCAGGGAAGGCAATACTTGCAGTAGCCACGTAGGGAATACGATGGGCCGCCAGGATCTCTACTATGTTCTTTTTACGCATCTTCTTCCAATCCGCACCGGGGGTCGTTGTGGTCCAGGCTCCGTAAGGCGTTGAGGAACTCCGCTGGACGCCGGTGTTCATATAGGCTTCGTTATCATAGCACACGTAGAAAATATCTTCATTTCTCTCAACGGCCCCGCTTAAGGCCTGAAAACCGATATCGAAGGTACCACCGTCTCCTGCCCAGGTTACAACCACCGTTTCCCTATCGCCTTTCATATCAAGGGCGGCTCTAATCCCGCTGGACACAGCTCCACCCGTTTCAAAGGCCGTATGAAGAACCGGAACCCTGAGAGCCGATTGAGGATAAGGACCTGCGATAATCGACCAGCAACATGCCGGAATTACCAGAATTACCTTGTTACCCAAACCTTTCAGCAGAAACCTCATGGCTATGGCGGCACCGCACCCCGGACATCCGACGTGCCCGGAATACATGCCTTCGTATTTGGGGAAATCTTGACTCATGCCAGCACCTCTTGTCTGAGACCTATCCATATGTCGGGCCTTTCAGGCCGGTCTTTCTTTTTGGTGTCCTCGTATATCTCAAAAAGAACCTCTTCTGTTATGTCACGACCACCAAGCCCTGCTACGTACCCGAATACGAGCGGTCTGTTCGGATCGTTGCAAAGAGCGGCCCTGATTTCCTGGGCAAAAATGCCGGAGGCGCCAAAGGAGATGTTACGGTCAATAACCGCAACCTTGGAGGCCTTGCGCAGGCAGCGGGTTACGTCATCCGCCGGGAAAGGTCTGAACATCTTTATCTTTAAAAGGCCGACCCTTTCTCCTCTGGACCTCAGCTCATCAACAACAAGCCTGCAGGTGCTTGTCACCGTCCCGGAGGTTACCATGATTATTTCAGCATCATCGCAGAAAACGGGCTCGACAATACCGTAGGATCGTTCAAAAGCTTCACGGAAAGACCTCTCGGCCTCAAGATACTCATCCCGTGCCCGCAGAGCGGCTTCGTGCATGGAATACCTCATTTCCATGTAAACATTGGGCGGGGCCAGCTGATTGAAGGCGCATGGGTTGGCCAAATCGAGTTTGAAAGCCGGTTCAAAGGGCGGGAGATACCTGTCCACCTCTTCCTGATCGGGAATATCAACGGGTTCGTAGGTATGGGAAAGGAAAAAGGCGTCCAGTATGACCATCACGGGAAGATAAATGGACTCGGCAAGCCTATAGGCAATAAGGGTCGTATCCAGGGCTTCCTGGCCGTCCTCGCAATAAAGCTGAATCCAGCCCGTGTCTCGCTGCGACAGTGTATCGGTCTGCTCGGTCCAGATGTTCCAGCCCGGGGCAAGGGCCCTGTTCACAACGGCCATGACTATTGGGAGGCGGGCTCCGGCGGCCCAGTGCAAAAGCTCGTGCATGTAGGCCAGTCCCTGAGAAGATGTGGCCGTAAAGGTTCGGCATCCTGCCGAAGCCGCACCTATAAGTGCTGCCAGAGCCGAATGCTCGCTTTCAACTCTCAGAAACTTGGCCTTCATAACCCCGGAGGCGCAGTACTCTGAAAGAAGCTCCACGATGTGGGTCTGCGGAGTTATGGGATAGGCAGAGATTACCTCGGCCCTCGCAAGCCTTACCGCTTCGGAAACGGCATGACTTCCTTCAACCACCTTTTTCATTGTTGTCATGCTCTCCTTTAAAGCCCTAATGGGATTCCTCAACAAGGCTCATCGCACAGCGCGGGCATTCTGCAACGCAGAGCCCGCATCCCTTGCAGTAATCGTAGTCTATAAAGCGATGCTCCCGTTCCGACTCGTCCATTTTTACTGATAAATCCGGGCAGAAAAGGCGGCAGTTGTCGCAGTCGTTACAAATCCCGCAATTAAAGCACCTCGATGCTTCTTTCATTGCGATGTTTGCGGCAATGCGGAGTTCAATTTCCCGGAAGCTTTCGATCCGTTCTTCTATTAGCAGTTTAGGCACCCTGAGGCGCGGCTCCAGGGAAAAGTAATCCGCGTTTATATCATCAAAGGTTACCACCTTTTTGCTTCTGCCGGATCTCGGCCCTTTTCTGTAGACATTCATGGACAAGAAGAGGCCGTTTCCAATTGAGGACCTCTTTAACTCCTCATTCACAAAGGAAAGCCCTCTGGTTCTTAGAATGTCACAGACTATGGCCGCTTCCTTTGCCGACGCAATTGCGTAGGTTACGGTTTTCGAAGGGGTTGTCAGGTCTCCCGCATAAACCTTAATCGCCTCACCGGGTGACTCCGGAACGACAACGGTTGCGGTGTTCCAGGAAATTACATTTTTACCGGTGGCAGGTGGAAGCCACAGAGGATCGGGTTCAAAGCCTATGGCCGTAAATACCCTTGAGGCTTTTATGACTCGCTCGGTTGTTCCGGGTTCAAAGGCGGCACGGCCGCCCTCGTCCACTCCTTTTACGACGGTTTCCCGCAGTACAACCCTAAAGCTTCCCTCTTCAGGCCGGATTGCCACGGGCATATGAAGTGTGAGCAACTCAACCCCCTCTTCCTCTGCCGCCTCGATTTCTTCCACCGATGCCGGCATATCCTCACGACGTCTCCGGTACACGATAAGGGGACGGGCACCCATTCTTACTGCAGATCTCGCCACGTCGACGGCCGTATTTCCTCCACCTATGATAATTACGTCCCCCTCCAGCCTTTCAACCTGCCCTGCTCTGATCTTCTGCAGAAAGTTAAGGCCGTCCTCGGCGTATTCCACTCCCTCGAAACCACCACTCCTGGGCTTCCAGGTACCGGGAGCCATAAAAACCACGTTGTAGTTCTTGCTCATTTCCCCGATCACATCAGGTGGGACGGGATGGGACGTGTGAAATACAGTTCCGAGACCTTCCAGGAATTTCAGGTAGCGATGGAGTACTTCAAGGGGCAGTCGATATGAAGGAATTCCCCATCGCAGGAGCCCTCCCGGTTCACTTCTGGCTTCAAATACTTCGCAGGAATAGCCGAAGACTCTAAAAAAGTAAGCAGCCGCCAGGCCTGCAGGTCCTGAGCCGATTATGGCAACCCGTAATCCCGAAAGGTCATGGAGATTCAAATCGGGAGAAAGCCGGTATCTTGCGGCCGTGTCCGACAGAAACCGCTCCACCGCTCTAATATTAACGGGCTCGTCAAAGTGAGCGCGGTTACAGGATTGCTCACAGGGGTGAAAGCAAACCCGTCCACAAATTCCCGGGAAGGGATTTTCTTCCAGAATGATTTCCCAGGCTTCTTTGAAAGCTCCCTCGGAAACGAGTCTCTCCACCCTGGGGATATCCTCTCCTGCAGGGCACGCGACACTGCAGGGAGCCGTTTTCTCATCGTAGATGGGTTTTAAAAATCGCCACGTGCCCGTCTTATTGACCTCAGTGGATGTCGTGGACCTGGGAATAAGCAAAGGCACGCCAGGGTGTGTCATCATGATACCATTACTCCCCTTTCCTTTTCGTCCCCTATCACCACGGCTTCATAAGCTTCTCTAGCCGCCTGAACGTTTGCTTCCGTCTTTATTGGTATTTCTTCCCTGATGGCTTCTTCCAGCGACGCAATGTCGGGCACACCCAGCACCCTTGCAAAGGCCCCTATAACGGCTGTGTTTACTATGGGATGAGTATGGGTGCCGAGCCTGTGCTTTCGGGCAATAGCTGTGGCGTCAACCCAGGCCAGTCTTAAATTCTCGGAAAGTGGTTCCAACAGAGGAGGGACGAGGGCCGTATTCATTATTATGAACCCACCTGGCTTAATGCCGGAAGTTATTACCTTGAGGGTGTCGGGCCTTTGCAGTAGCGTGGAATCCATCACCACGACATGATCCGGCCTGTAAACG is a window from the Thermodesulforhabdus norvegica genome containing:
- a CDS encoding B12-binding domain-containing radical SAM protein, coding for MKVLLVQLPVLSADLAYPAEHVPLGAASVGAYAFLHLPGLDLKLLPRDLCTWGGDEAIVNEILLEDPGVVAFSCYLWNVERSCYIAEQLRSRGCRALTVAGGPEVCPDNTWLLNKNIFDHLFIGEGEKAFAEFLSCLARGMRVADRVLASEPLRPEELVSPYLTGLLQPAPSGSILMESLRGCSYRCAYCFYHKSSGLTRALPIERVVSEILWARDRGVREVLFTDPSFLARPDASGFLDTITPYTGGLDLYVELNAEHCSGEIVKKLKDCGVVQVEVGLQTVNSKALKSVGRKWSRKNFVEGVKRLRDAGIVVTLDIIVGLPHDTLDDVIRSIDFAIEKELYDELNIYPLSLLPGTELRKKAAELGIRFMIEPPYYVLKTPWLDYDEIYQAFSYAEEVTGFDFFPVEVPYLGSLPGNFLSVIELEGDVTPATFHSCSCSLSIIIKNPGWWERIESVKSFATSLINKNPYILLNWIIPSKLVPEGPAMLPFLRKLYLWRQHPLDREFFSTRSSVNSCQVFITRHDPLSGDSNVWIWIPPEDTGDGEFRIIPENTDENVAEDWARSLLRKITGEDNPGYRIGEVMYA
- a CDS encoding 2-oxoacid:acceptor oxidoreductase family protein, with product MIEVRFHGRGGQGTVVASIILAKALFRSGFYVQSFPLFGVERRGAPVEAFLRWDSRKILKRTNVYRPDHVVVMDSTLLQRPDTLKVITSGIKPGGFIIMNTALVPPLLEPLSENLRLAWVDATAIARKHRLGTHTHPIVNTAVIGAFARVLGVPDIASLEEAIREEIPIKTEANVQAAREAYEAVVIGDEKERGVMVS
- a CDS encoding 3-methyl-2-oxobutanoate dehydrogenase subunit beta, translating into MSQDFPKYEGMYSGHVGCPGCGAAIAMRFLLKGLGNKVILVIPACCWSIIAGPYPQSALRVPVLHTAFETGGAVSSGIRAALDMKGDRETVVVTWAGDGGTFDIGFQALSGAVERNEDIFYVCYDNEAYMNTGVQRSSSTPYGAWTTTTPGADWKKMRKKNIVEILAAHRIPYVATASIAFPEDFIRKVRKAKSIRGARFLHVYASCPTGWRMPSDMSIKIARMAVQTNIFPLYEVENGTKYTINYHSKGYLVKEYFRLQGRFRHLTEEDLEQIQEMVNEDWRLLLQKAGLTTMSEH
- the porA gene encoding pyruvate ferredoxin oxidoreductase; the protein is MKKVVEGSHAVSEAVRLARAEVISAYPITPQTHIVELLSEYCASGVMKAKFLRVESEHSALAALIGAASAGCRTFTATSSQGLAYMHELLHWAAGARLPIVMAVVNRALAPGWNIWTEQTDTLSQRDTGWIQLYCEDGQEALDTTLIAYRLAESIYLPVMVILDAFFLSHTYEPVDIPDQEEVDRYLPPFEPAFKLDLANPCAFNQLAPPNVYMEMRYSMHEAALRARDEYLEAERSFREAFERSYGIVEPVFCDDAEIIMVTSGTVTSTCRLVVDELRSRGERVGLLKIKMFRPFPADDVTRCLRKASKVAVIDRNISFGASGIFAQEIRAALCNDPNRPLVFGYVAGLGGRDITEEVLFEIYEDTKKKDRPERPDIWIGLRQEVLA
- a CDS encoding FAD-dependent oxidoreductase encodes the protein MMTHPGVPLLIPRSTTSTEVNKTGTWRFLKPIYDEKTAPCSVACPAGEDIPRVERLVSEGAFKEAWEIILEENPFPGICGRVCFHPCEQSCNRAHFDEPVNIRAVERFLSDTAARYRLSPDLNLHDLSGLRVAIIGSGPAGLAAAYFFRVFGYSCEVFEARSEPGGLLRWGIPSYRLPLEVLHRYLKFLEGLGTVFHTSHPVPPDVIGEMSKNYNVVFMAPGTWKPRSGGFEGVEYAEDGLNFLQKIRAGQVERLEGDVIIIGGGNTAVDVARSAVRMGARPLIVYRRRREDMPASVEEIEAAEEEGVELLTLHMPVAIRPEEGSFRVVLRETVVKGVDEGGRAAFEPGTTERVIKASRVFTAIGFEPDPLWLPPATGKNVISWNTATVVVPESPGEAIKVYAGDLTTPSKTVTYAIASAKEAAIVCDILRTRGLSFVNEELKRSSIGNGLFLSMNVYRKGPRSGRSKKVVTFDDINADYFSLEPRLRVPKLLIEERIESFREIELRIAANIAMKEASRCFNCGICNDCDNCRLFCPDLSVKMDESEREHRFIDYDYCKGCGLCVAECPRCAMSLVEESH